CTCTTTCCAACTGCCATGCCCATACGCTTCGGCTTGGAATGAACCTTAGCGGTATGAACAGACTGCACTTTCACTTTGAAGACCGTTTCCACGGCATGGAGAATCTCACTTTTATTCGCCTGAGGATGGACTTCAAAAGTGTACTTGTTCATTTCCATCATCCGGCTGCTCTTCTCAGTGATGACGGGACGTACGATGATGTCATAAGCCATGAGTTTCATCGCGCGTATACCTCCTCCAACCGCTTTAAAACGGCGGTGGTCGCTACCAAACCGTCGTGACGTACCAGATCAAGCACGTTGATGCTGTCCATATGAAGAACCTTGACGCCTTGAATGTTCGCCGCCGAGCGGATGACGTTCTCATTGCGGCTGTCCAGAACGATCAGAGGCTTGCGGGCGCCAACCGCCGCCAAGAAGGACAGCATTTTCTTCGTCGAAGGAGCTTCCAGCGAGAAACCCTCCACGGCGAACAGGCGGGACTCGCCGGCCCGGACCGACAGGGCGCTGCGCATCGCAAGCGCGCGAACCTTTTTATTAACCTTCAGGAAGTAGTCCCGCGGTTTGGGGCCGTGAACGACGCCGCCGCCGGCCCACAGAGGCGAGCGAATGCTGCCCGCACGGGCGCGGCCGGTGTGCTTCTGCCGCCAAGGCTTCCGTCCACCACCGCGAACCTCACCGCGGTCCTTCGCACAGGCCGTACCCTGACGGGCATTCGCCTGCTGGGCGACGACGACCTGATGAATGGCGCTGGAATGGAATGGAACGCCGAACACGGCGTCGCTCAGCTCCAAGTCGCCGACAACCTCTCCTGCAAAATTCAGTATTTTGATAACGGGCATGATGATAATCCCCCTTCTGCGGCCTTAGCCCTGTTTATGAACCAGGACGAGGCCGTTTTTGGCGCCAGGCACGGCACCTTTGACGAGCAGGAGATTATTCTCCACGTCAATGGCGACGACGGTCAGGTTTTTGACGGTCACTCGTTCGTTCCCCATGCGGCCGGGCATTCTCTTACCCTTGAAGACGCGGCTGGGATAGGAACTGGCGCCGCTGGAGTTCGGCTTGCGGTGCGTTTTAGAAACGCCGTGACTGGCCGGCGCGCCGCCGAAACCGTAACGCTTGATGACGCCGGCGGTTCCCTTACCTTTGCTGGTTCCAGTGACGTCAACCGCTTCACCGGCCTGGAACAGGGAGACGTTCACCGTGCCGCCGATTTCCCATTTTCCGGAATCAGCCACGCGGAACTCCCTCAGCCAGCGGCACGGGGTGACGCCAGCCCGCTTGAACGTCCCTGCCAGCGGCTTGCTTACCCGCTGAGGCTTACGCTCGCTGAAACCGAGAAGCACTGCGCTGTAGCCGTTTTTCTCCGGCGTTCTCAGGTCGACGACCGGGCAAGGCCCGGCGGCGATGACCGTCACGGGGATGGCGCGGCCTTCCTCGCTGTAAACCCTTGTCATTCCGACTTTCTGTCCAAGAATACCAATCATTGCACAACTCTCCTTTGCTCAGAGCTTCCCCAGCGCACCATCTGCGCGCTGGGGAAGTTTCAGCTTTTACCCAGAGCTTCCTGCCTTGAGCCGATCAGAGCTTGATCTGAATGTCGACTCCCGACGGAAGATTGAGCTGCATCAAGGCCTCCATCGTCTTCTGCGTTGGATCCATGATGTCGATTAACCGCTTATGAGTTCTCATTTCAAAGTGCTCCCGAGCGTCCTTGTCGGCGTGGGGAGAACGTAACACGCAGAATTTTTTCACGTTCGTGGGCAGCGGAATGGGGCCCGCAACTTTTGCCCCGCTCCGAACCGCCGCGTCCGCGATCTGCGCGGCTGAAGCGTCGATAACCCGATGATCGAAAGCTTTCAGCCGAATGCGAATGTTTTTCGTCGACACTGTGGATTCCCCCCTACTCGAGAATCTCGGAAACGACGCCGGCTCCGACGGTGTGGCCGCCTTCGCGAATTG
This is a stretch of genomic DNA from Jonquetella anthropi DSM 22815. It encodes these proteins:
- the rplC gene encoding 50S ribosomal protein L3 — protein: MIGILGQKVGMTRVYSEEGRAIPVTVIAAGPCPVVDLRTPEKNGYSAVLLGFSERKPQRVSKPLAGTFKRAGVTPCRWLREFRVADSGKWEIGGTVNVSLFQAGEAVDVTGTSKGKGTAGVIKRYGFGGAPASHGVSKTHRKPNSSGASSYPSRVFKGKRMPGRMGNERVTVKNLTVVAIDVENNLLLVKGAVPGAKNGLVLVHKQG
- the rpsJ gene encoding 30S ribosomal protein S10, which gives rise to MSTKNIRIRLKAFDHRVIDASAAQIADAAVRSGAKVAGPIPLPTNVKKFCVLRSPHADKDAREHFEMRTHKRLIDIMDPTQKTMEALMQLNLPSGVDIQIKL
- the rplD gene encoding 50S ribosomal protein L4, translating into MPVIKILNFAGEVVGDLELSDAVFGVPFHSSAIHQVVVAQQANARQGTACAKDRGEVRGGGRKPWRQKHTGRARAGSIRSPLWAGGGVVHGPKPRDYFLKVNKKVRALAMRSALSVRAGESRLFAVEGFSLEAPSTKKMLSFLAAVGARKPLIVLDSRNENVIRSAANIQGVKVLHMDSINVLDLVRHDGLVATTAVLKRLEEVYAR
- the rplW gene encoding 50S ribosomal protein L23, whose protein sequence is MKLMAYDIIVRPVITEKSSRMMEMNKYTFEVHPQANKSEILHAVETVFKVKVQSVHTAKVHSKPKRMGMAVGKSRAWKKAIVTVADGQKIEFFEGAGA